In Streptomyces sp. NBC_01381, a genomic segment contains:
- a CDS encoding helix-turn-helix domain-containing protein: MRESQPEVSDAAWEQRKQAARAATEAYVLGHHLREIREEQGLTQAQVAGSVGISQARVSQIERGEIHNLETMRTYAAALGAKITVSIEYGDRIVGAA, from the coding sequence ATGCGCGAAAGCCAGCCCGAGGTGTCCGATGCCGCATGGGAGCAGCGCAAGCAGGCGGCGCGTGCTGCGACTGAGGCGTACGTGCTGGGGCACCATCTGCGGGAAATCCGCGAGGAGCAAGGGCTGACGCAGGCGCAGGTTGCCGGTTCGGTCGGTATTTCTCAGGCGAGGGTGTCGCAGATCGAGCGGGGCGAGATCCATAACTTGGAGACCATGCGTACTTATGCGGCGGCGCTGGGCGCCAAGATCACGGTGTCCATCGAGTACGGCGATCGGATCGTCGGAGCCGCCTGA
- a CDS encoding tetratricopeptide repeat protein: MEIWSPSGKRAGSGYLVADRLVLTALHNVAGGARELEVRRLDPEGRTRWSAAEVLWPEQGQEPDLEREPQADAALIRITGPDWTPPGDASAPVRWGRIEPQAGESQLSCLAVGFPRSEIRDRTRDTKEIRGHVETLTGLKSGGLITAYVDGVAAPSKPDEKSRWAGASGAALFARGRLVGVVTTDRARDYEADQLTAVAVATLAARPGFAMAVKAAGGDLVLEDVTAATPAEPPRTAYDIEAPPGLHNLPDLPSRIFVGREEVLSELDRALAEDSQTITQTLHGLGGVGKTTLAWHYAHDHVGEYRLVWWIRADTPELIDAGLAALAARLRGDLAPMATAQAVSWAIGWLQTHPGWLLVFDNVVKPQDVREFTGQLRDSGRQLITSRCRGGWVGEPIALQVLDAESSLDLLTRLTSGGDEDDARTLAEVLGHLPLALEQAGAFIAQSEITVGAYLNMLRDHPEKATDAAPEGSDPARTVARVWRITLDALHERDPRAVDLLRIAAWYAPTEIPRDLFASLTDNPVDVARILALLAEYNMITLTRTTIGVHRLVQTVARTPSEDDPYRTEALITAARDRATVRMSDALPSDPLANVKGWPTWRNLLPHAEALLKAWRPAEDTADTHRVLNEVATYLEGQGEVRKATEFFHRALEAATRVLGADHPDTLTSRNNLAGAYESAGDVGRAIPLYEQTLADRLRVLGADHPDTLTSRNNLAGAYESAGDVGRAIPLHEQTLADCLRVLGADHPDMLTSRSNLAGAYESAGDVGRAIPLHEQTLADRLRVLGADHPDTLTSRNNLAYAYESAGDVGRAISLLEQTLADRLRVLGADHPDTLTSRSNLAGAYESAGDVGRAIPLYEQTLADCLRVLGADHPDTLTSRNNLAYAYESAGDVGRAIPLYEQTLADCLRVLGVDHPDTLKSRSNLAYAYRSAGDVGRAISLHEQTLADRLRVLGVDHPDTLRSRNNLAYAYQVAGDVGRAIPLHEQTLADCVRVLGQDHPTTKIVRENLATTRSEASPATD, translated from the coding sequence ATGGAGATCTGGAGCCCGTCGGGCAAGCGGGCGGGCAGCGGTTATCTGGTTGCGGACCGGCTGGTTCTGACGGCGCTTCACAATGTGGCGGGCGGGGCACGGGAGTTGGAGGTCCGCCGGCTCGATCCGGAGGGTCGTACGCGCTGGTCCGCTGCGGAAGTGCTGTGGCCGGAGCAGGGCCAGGAGCCGGACTTGGAGCGGGAGCCGCAGGCGGACGCGGCGCTGATCCGCATCACGGGGCCTGACTGGACACCGCCGGGCGATGCTTCGGCCCCGGTGCGGTGGGGCCGCATCGAGCCGCAGGCCGGCGAGTCCCAACTCTCTTGCCTGGCAGTCGGTTTCCCTCGTTCGGAGATACGCGACCGGACCCGGGACACGAAGGAGATCCGAGGCCACGTCGAGACCCTGACCGGCCTGAAGTCGGGCGGCCTGATCACGGCGTACGTCGATGGGGTCGCCGCACCGAGCAAGCCGGACGAGAAGTCGCGGTGGGCGGGGGCGTCGGGGGCTGCGCTGTTCGCACGGGGGCGGCTGGTCGGGGTGGTCACGACCGACCGGGCTCGAGATTACGAGGCGGATCAGCTCACGGCGGTGGCCGTGGCGACGCTGGCGGCGCGGCCGGGCTTCGCGATGGCGGTGAAGGCGGCGGGTGGCGACTTGGTCCTGGAGGACGTCACGGCGGCGACGCCTGCTGAGCCACCGCGTACGGCCTACGACATCGAAGCCCCGCCCGGCCTGCACAACCTCCCGGACCTGCCGTCGCGGATCTTCGTCGGCCGTGAGGAAGTCCTGTCCGAGCTGGACCGCGCCCTCGCAGAGGACTCCCAGACGATCACGCAGACCCTCCATGGGCTCGGCGGCGTCGGGAAGACGACTCTGGCGTGGCACTATGCCCACGATCACGTGGGGGAGTACCGCCTGGTGTGGTGGATCCGGGCGGATACGCCGGAGCTCATAGACGCGGGCTTGGCCGCGCTCGCCGCCCGACTCCGGGGAGACCTCGCTCCCATGGCCACCGCGCAGGCCGTCTCGTGGGCGATTGGGTGGCTGCAGACTCATCCGGGGTGGCTGCTGGTGTTCGACAACGTGGTGAAACCGCAGGACGTCCGGGAGTTCACGGGGCAACTCCGCGATTCTGGACGCCAGTTGATCACCAGCCGGTGCAGAGGAGGTTGGGTCGGCGAGCCGATCGCACTCCAGGTGTTGGACGCCGAGTCCTCGCTGGACCTGCTCACGCGCCTGACGAGCGGGGGCGACGAGGACGATGCCCGGACCTTGGCCGAGGTGCTGGGCCACTTGCCCCTCGCCCTGGAGCAGGCGGGAGCCTTCATCGCGCAGTCCGAGATCACCGTCGGTGCGTACCTGAACATGCTGCGGGACCACCCGGAAAAGGCCACCGACGCGGCCCCGGAGGGCTCGGACCCCGCACGGACCGTGGCGCGGGTCTGGCGGATCACCCTGGACGCACTACACGAACGTGACCCCCGCGCGGTGGACCTCCTGCGCATCGCGGCCTGGTACGCCCCCACAGAAATCCCCCGAGACCTGTTCGCCTCGCTCACCGACAATCCCGTAGACGTCGCACGAATCCTGGCACTGCTGGCCGAATACAACATGATCACGCTCACCCGGACGACAATCGGCGTCCATCGCCTCGTCCAGACGGTGGCCCGCACCCCATCGGAAGACGACCCGTACCGCACCGAGGCCCTCATCACCGCAGCCCGTGACCGAGCCACGGTTCGGATGAGCGACGCGCTCCCGAGTGATCCCCTGGCCAACGTGAAGGGATGGCCGACGTGGAGGAATCTCCTGCCGCACGCGGAGGCTCTGCTCAAGGCCTGGAGGCCTGCTGAGGACACGGCGGACACTCACCGAGTCCTCAATGAGGTTGCGACGTATCTCGAGGGGCAAGGCGAGGTCCGCAAGGCCACTGAGTTCTTCCACCGAGCTCTGGAAGCAGCTACTCGGGTGTTGGGTGCGGATCACCCGGACACACTGACGTCGAGGAACAACCTGGCTGGCGCGTATGAGTCGGCGGGTGACGTGGGGCGTGCGATCCCGTTGTACGAGCAGACGTTGGCCGATCGGCTGCGGGTGTTGGGTGCGGATCACCCGGACACGCTGACGTCGAGGAACAACCTGGCTGGCGCGTATGAGTCGGCGGGTGATGTGGGGCGTGCGATCCCGTTGCACGAGCAGACGTTGGCCGATTGCCTGCGGGTGTTGGGTGCGGATCACCCGGACATGCTGACGTCGAGGAGCAACCTGGCTGGCGCGTATGAGTCGGCGGGTGACGTGGGGCGTGCGATCCCGTTGCACGAGCAGACGTTGGCTGATCGGCTGCGGGTGTTGGGTGCGGATCACCCGGACACGCTGACGTCGAGGAACAACCTTGCCTATGCGTATGAGTCGGCGGGTGATGTGGGGCGTGCGATCTCGTTGCTCGAGCAGACGTTGGCTGATCGGCTGCGGGTGTTGGGTGCGGATCATCCGGACACGCTGACGTCGAGGAGCAACCTGGCTGGCGCGTATGAGTCGGCGGGTGATGTGGGGCGTGCGATCCCGTTGTACGAGCAGACGTTGGCCGATTGCCTGCGGGTGTTGGGTGCGGATCATCCGGACACGCTGACGTCGAGGAACAACCTTGCCTATGCGTATGAGTCGGCGGGTGATGTGGGGCGTGCGATCCCGTTGTACGAGCAGACGTTGGCCGATTGCCTGCGGGTGTTGGGTGTGGATCATCCGGACACGCTGAAGTCGAGGAGCAACCTTGCCTATGCGTATAGGTCGGCGGGTGATGTGGGGCGTGCGATCTCGTTGCACGAGCAGACGTTGGCTGATCGGCTGCGGGTGTTGGGTGTGGATCATCCGGACACGCTGAGGTCGCGGAACAACCTGGCCTACGCGTACCAGGTGGCGGGTGATGTGGGGCGTGCGATCCCGTTGCACGAGCAGACGTTGGCCGATTGTGTCCGAGTACTAGGCCAGGACCACCCGACGACGAAGATCGTGCGCGAGAACTTGGCCACCACCCGATCGGAAGCCTCGCCGGCTACTGACTGA
- a CDS encoding aspartate kinase, which yields MSLVVQKYGGSSVADAEGIKRVAKRIVDAKKNGHQVVVVVSAMGDTTDELIDLAGQVSPIPAGREFDMLLTAGERISMALLAMAIKNLGHAAQSFTGSQAGVITDSVHNKARIIDVTPGRIRASIDEGNIAIVAGFQGVSQEGKNITTLGRGGSDTTAVALAAALDAEVCEIYTDVDGVFTADPRVVKKARKIDWISFEDMLELASSGSKVLLHRCVEYARRYNIPIHVRSSFSGLQGTWVSNEPQGDRKVEQAIISGVAHDTSEAKITVVGVPDKPGEAASIFRAIADSGVNIDMIVQNVSAASTGLTDISFTLPKAEGRKAIDALEKTRSAIGFESLRYDDQIAKISLVGAGMKTNPGVTAAFFEALSDAGVNIELISTSEIRISVVTRADDANESVRAVHTAFGLDSDTDEAVVYGGTGR from the coding sequence GTGAGCCTTGTCGTGCAGAAGTACGGAGGCTCCTCCGTAGCCGATGCCGAGGGCATCAAGCGGGTCGCCAAGAGGATTGTCGACGCCAAGAAGAACGGCCATCAGGTCGTTGTCGTGGTGTCCGCCATGGGTGACACGACGGATGAGTTGATCGATCTTGCCGGGCAGGTATCCCCGATCCCTGCCGGGCGCGAATTCGACATGCTGCTGACCGCCGGAGAGCGGATCTCCATGGCCCTCCTTGCCATGGCGATCAAAAACCTGGGCCACGCGGCCCAGTCGTTCACCGGCAGCCAGGCCGGTGTCATCACCGACTCCGTCCACAACAAAGCGCGGATCATCGATGTGACACCGGGGCGGATCCGGGCCTCGATCGACGAGGGCAACATCGCCATCGTCGCCGGGTTCCAGGGAGTCAGCCAGGAGGGCAAGAACATCACCACGCTGGGTCGTGGTGGGTCGGACACGACCGCTGTCGCCCTCGCCGCCGCCCTCGACGCCGAGGTCTGCGAGATCTATACCGATGTCGACGGTGTCTTCACCGCCGATCCGCGGGTCGTGAAGAAGGCCCGGAAGATCGACTGGATCAGCTTCGAGGACATGCTGGAGCTCGCGAGCTCCGGCTCCAAGGTGCTGCTTCACCGCTGTGTGGAGTACGCCCGCCGTTACAACATCCCGATTCACGTGCGATCGTCCTTCTCGGGACTTCAGGGCACGTGGGTCAGCAACGAACCGCAAGGGGACCGCAAGGTGGAGCAGGCCATCATCTCCGGTGTCGCGCACGACACCTCGGAGGCCAAGATCACGGTCGTCGGCGTGCCGGACAAGCCGGGCGAGGCCGCCTCGATCTTCCGCGCGATCGCGGACTCCGGGGTCAACATCGACATGATCGTCCAGAATGTCTCGGCCGCCTCGACCGGGTTGACCGACATTTCCTTCACGCTGCCCAAGGCCGAGGGGCGGAAGGCCATCGACGCGCTCGAGAAGACGCGGTCGGCCATCGGGTTCGAGTCTCTTCGGTACGACGACCAGATCGCCAAGATCTCGCTGGTCGGCGCCGGCATGAAGACGAACCCCGGCGTCACCGCCGCCTTCTTCGAGGCGCTCAGCGACGCGGGGGTCAACATCGAGCTGATCTCGACCTCTGAGATCCGCATCTCGGTCGTCACCCGCGCCGACGACGCGAACGAGTCCGTGCGCGCCGTGCACACCGCCTTCGGGCTCGACTCGGACACCGATGAGGCCGTGGTCTATGGAGGCACCGGCCGATGA
- a CDS encoding Uma2 family endonuclease — protein sequence MTPSTTDRPQMSVEEFEELERHAPETVRLEFINGKVMVKPVPDGNHREICMWLLRQCMQQRPELGLYQEGGLKTETYRKGRARADGVLAPTGSFKGHGEWSDTSAVLMAVEVTSFDSDTNRRDRVEKPDGYAAAGIPVYLLIDRDDCSVTVFTDPEDGRYRKLENHRFGAVVQLPAPVDIALETEALKEFVE from the coding sequence ATGACCCCCAGCACCACCGACCGGCCCCAGATGTCCGTCGAGGAGTTCGAGGAGCTCGAGCGCCATGCGCCGGAGACGGTGCGGCTGGAGTTCATCAACGGAAAGGTCATGGTCAAGCCCGTGCCGGACGGCAACCACAGGGAGATCTGCATGTGGCTGCTCAGGCAGTGCATGCAGCAGCGGCCGGAGCTGGGGCTTTATCAGGAGGGCGGGCTGAAGACCGAGACGTACCGCAAGGGCCGTGCCCGCGCGGACGGCGTGCTGGCTCCTACCGGCAGTTTCAAGGGGCATGGCGAATGGTCGGACACGTCCGCTGTGCTGATGGCCGTGGAGGTCACCTCGTTCGACTCCGACACCAATCGTCGTGACCGCGTGGAGAAGCCGGACGGCTACGCGGCAGCAGGCATCCCCGTGTATCTCCTGATCGACCGTGATGACTGCTCGGTCACCGTGTTCACGGACCCGGAGGACGGTCGCTACCGCAAGCTGGAGAACCACCGTTTCGGTGCTGTGGTCCAGCTACCCGCTCCCGTGGACATCGCCCTGGAAACCGAGGCACTGAAGGAGTTCGTGGAGTGA
- a CDS encoding SURF1 family protein — protein sequence MYRFLLTPRWWGINVFVLLAIPVCIFMGSWQLARFEDRVEAHDAAQEKADRQASPSRDASEARPLDSLLPVDKETSGELASATGRYGKQLLVPDRKLDDKSGYYVLTLLRTDSGKELPVVRGWLPGKAGAGSAKVPAAPSGEVTVTGALQASENPGANGVSAAGGLPDGQLGAISAASLVNLVPGDVYDAWVTLEKGDSGMKPVPAAAPENSGLDLKAFQNLGYTGEWFVFAGFVVFMWFRLFRREREFARDAELGLLPDAVESGPEVVRGA from the coding sequence GTGTACCGGTTCCTGCTGACGCCCCGCTGGTGGGGGATCAACGTCTTCGTCCTGCTGGCCATCCCCGTCTGCATCTTCATGGGGTCATGGCAGCTGGCACGCTTCGAGGACCGCGTCGAGGCGCATGACGCCGCGCAGGAGAAGGCCGACCGGCAGGCCTCGCCGTCCCGTGACGCGTCGGAGGCCCGGCCGCTGGACTCCCTCCTCCCCGTCGACAAGGAGACGTCCGGGGAGCTGGCGTCGGCGACGGGGCGGTACGGCAAGCAACTCCTCGTGCCGGACCGGAAGTTGGACGACAAGTCCGGTTACTACGTCCTGACGCTGCTGCGCACGGACAGCGGCAAGGAGCTGCCGGTCGTGCGGGGGTGGCTGCCGGGGAAGGCGGGCGCGGGTTCGGCGAAGGTGCCGGCCGCGCCGTCCGGGGAGGTCACCGTGACGGGGGCGCTGCAGGCCTCCGAGAACCCCGGGGCGAACGGGGTCAGTGCGGCGGGAGGGCTGCCGGACGGGCAGCTCGGCGCGATCAGTGCGGCGTCGCTGGTGAACCTGGTTCCCGGTGATGTGTACGACGCGTGGGTGACGCTGGAGAAGGGCGACTCCGGCATGAAGCCGGTGCCGGCGGCCGCTCCGGAGAACTCCGGTCTTGACCTCAAGGCGTTCCAGAACCTCGGCTACACCGGGGAGTGGTTCGTCTTCGCGGGGTTCGTGGTGTTCATGTGGTTCCGCTTGTTCCGGCGGGAGCGGGAGTTCGCGCGGGACGCGGAGCTTGGGCTGCTGCCGGATGCGGTGGAGTCTGGGCCGGAAGTGGTTCGCGGGGCCTAG
- a CDS encoding trypco2 family protein yields MADEAWAGLAEAIGAIRGELQRAADEGRGQGVQFRTGPVELEFSVDVRVDGEARAKVFVLPFSAEAKAARAKGTVSRVKLTLQPVDPETAEDARVGDESADERPE; encoded by the coding sequence ATGGCGGACGAGGCGTGGGCAGGGCTTGCCGAGGCGATCGGCGCGATCCGCGGGGAGCTGCAGCGGGCAGCCGACGAGGGCCGGGGGCAGGGAGTCCAATTCCGCACCGGTCCGGTGGAGTTGGAGTTCTCCGTAGACGTACGCGTGGACGGCGAGGCGCGGGCGAAGGTGTTCGTGCTGCCGTTCAGCGCGGAGGCGAAGGCGGCGAGGGCCAAGGGGACGGTGAGCAGAGTCAAGCTCACCCTCCAGCCGGTGGACCCGGAGACGGCGGAGGACGCGCGGGTCGGCGACGAGTCGGCTGATGAGCGCCCCGAGTAG
- a CDS encoding type II toxin-antitoxin system RelE/ParE family toxin: protein MNWEINLHPSVELWLLKLTEEDPVTADLVEAAVDMLAENGPALGRPLVDRLYGCRTHNLKELRPGSAGRSEVRILFVFDPKRQAILLVAGDKAGRWSDWYRDSVPAAEARYDEYLAGVDADGTAEDGGAR, encoded by the coding sequence ATGAACTGGGAGATCAACCTCCACCCGTCGGTGGAGCTGTGGCTGCTCAAGCTGACAGAGGAGGATCCGGTGACTGCGGACCTCGTTGAGGCAGCGGTCGACATGTTGGCGGAGAACGGGCCCGCGCTGGGCCGACCGCTTGTCGACAGGCTCTACGGATGCCGGACCCATAACCTCAAGGAGCTGCGGCCGGGAAGCGCCGGCCGCAGCGAGGTCCGCATCCTGTTCGTCTTCGATCCCAAGCGGCAGGCGATTCTGTTGGTAGCCGGAGACAAGGCTGGTCGTTGGAGCGACTGGTACCGCGATTCGGTCCCGGCGGCTGAGGCGCGCTACGACGAGTATCTGGCCGGTGTGGATGCGGATGGGACTGCAGAAGACGGAGGCGCCCGATGA
- a CDS encoding aspartate-semialdehyde dehydrogenase, translated as MTRKPTLAVVGATGAVGTVMLQILSQHADIWGEIRLVASPRSAGRKAAVRGEEVEVLALGEDVFDGVDVAMFDVPDEVAAQWAPIAAAKGVVVVDNSAAFRMDPDVPLVVPEVNPHAARVRPRGIVANPNCTTLSMIVAIGALHAEFGLRELVVSSYQAVSGAGRDGVDTLRRQMQLVAGTELGTSPGDVRRAVGDDTGPFPEPVALNVVPWAGTLRDDGWSSEEMKVRDESRKILGLPDLKVAATCVRVPVVTTHSLTVHARFEDKVTVDRAREILATAPGVVLFDNPAAGEFPTPADVVGTDPTWVGRVRRSLDDPAALELFVCGDNLRKGAALNTAQIAELVAAEFTGR; from the coding sequence ATGACCCGTAAGCCGACGCTCGCGGTCGTCGGAGCGACCGGGGCCGTCGGCACGGTCATGCTCCAGATCCTGTCGCAGCACGCCGACATCTGGGGCGAGATCCGACTCGTCGCCTCACCGCGTTCGGCCGGCCGGAAGGCCGCCGTGCGCGGTGAGGAGGTCGAGGTCCTCGCACTGGGCGAGGACGTCTTCGACGGTGTGGACGTGGCGATGTTCGACGTGCCCGACGAGGTCGCGGCGCAGTGGGCGCCGATCGCCGCCGCCAAGGGTGTCGTCGTGGTCGACAACTCCGCCGCCTTCCGGATGGACCCGGACGTGCCGCTGGTCGTCCCCGAGGTCAATCCGCATGCCGCGCGCGTACGCCCGCGCGGCATCGTCGCCAATCCCAATTGCACGACCCTGTCGATGATCGTGGCCATTGGCGCGCTGCATGCCGAGTTCGGTCTGCGCGAGCTGGTCGTCTCCTCGTATCAGGCCGTGAGCGGGGCGGGCCGGGATGGTGTGGACACGTTGCGCCGCCAGATGCAGCTGGTGGCCGGCACTGAGCTGGGCACGAGCCCCGGTGACGTACGACGTGCCGTCGGGGACGACACGGGGCCCTTCCCCGAGCCCGTGGCGCTGAACGTCGTGCCGTGGGCCGGGACTCTGCGGGACGACGGCTGGTCGTCCGAGGAGATGAAGGTGCGGGACGAGTCGCGCAAGATCCTCGGCCTGCCGGATCTCAAGGTCGCCGCCACGTGCGTACGCGTTCCCGTCGTCACGACGCACTCGCTGACCGTCCACGCGCGCTTCGAGGACAAGGTCACCGTCGACCGCGCGCGCGAGATCCTCGCCACCGCTCCGGGTGTCGTGCTCTTCGACAATCCTGCCGCCGGTGAGTTCCCGACGCCCGCCGACGTGGTGGGGACCGACCCGACCTGGGTGGGGCGGGTGCGGCGCTCGCTGGACGATCCGGCCGCACTTGAGCTTTTTGTCTGTGGGGACAATCTGCGCAAGGGGGCCGCATTGAACACCGCGCAGATCGCCGAGCTGGTGGCCGCCGAGTTCACCGGGCGTTAG
- a CDS encoding helix-turn-helix transcriptional regulator, with translation MSVEYNPTWRYGGNQMKRWRLKAGGTREELGAACNYSPDTIKAMEQGVRMPTPRALDAADELFHAEGLLSAAKDYVKREPYPARAQDFMLYEQQAITVWWYEPLLIPGPLQTESFARRLIGNHVPPLDEETIEERVAARLERQEIHTRKPLVACSYVVYEAALVAPYVAKDQLLHLLEVGRRHNVSIQVLPFSRAMTAALHGEMILLETRDHERLAYTEAPSTSQLTADPEVMTAQTERLSLIRSMALDPDESARFIERMVETCER, from the coding sequence GTGTCCGTTGAGTACAACCCGACGTGGCGTTACGGCGGGAATCAAATGAAGCGGTGGCGACTCAAGGCGGGCGGTACGCGCGAGGAGTTGGGCGCTGCCTGTAACTACTCTCCGGACACCATCAAGGCCATGGAGCAGGGTGTGCGAATGCCTACGCCCAGGGCGCTGGACGCGGCCGACGAGTTGTTCCACGCGGAGGGCCTGCTCAGCGCGGCGAAGGATTACGTGAAGCGGGAGCCATATCCCGCGAGGGCACAGGACTTCATGCTGTACGAGCAGCAGGCGATCACCGTGTGGTGGTACGAACCGTTGCTGATCCCAGGGCCGTTGCAGACCGAGTCGTTCGCACGGAGGCTGATCGGTAACCACGTTCCGCCCCTTGATGAAGAGACCATCGAGGAACGGGTTGCGGCGCGGCTGGAGCGACAGGAGATCCATACTCGCAAGCCGCTCGTGGCGTGCAGCTATGTCGTGTACGAGGCGGCGCTGGTCGCTCCGTACGTCGCCAAGGACCAATTGCTGCACCTCTTGGAGGTCGGTCGGCGTCACAACGTATCGATCCAGGTGCTGCCGTTCAGCCGGGCGATGACCGCTGCCCTTCATGGCGAGATGATTCTGTTGGAGACGCGGGACCATGAACGTCTCGCGTATACGGAGGCACCGTCGACGAGTCAGCTGACCGCCGACCCGGAGGTAATGACCGCTCAGACAGAACGGCTTAGCCTGATCCGCAGCATGGCTCTCGATCCTGACGAGTCGGCACGCTTCATCGAGCGGATGGTGGAGACCTGTGAGCGATGA
- a CDS encoding DUF397 domain-containing protein yields the protein MSDELKWFKSSYSDPEGGACLEAALDWRKSTYSDGEGGACVEMATCTPTTVHIRDSKLPESPELTIPAPAWKAFISAVQPGA from the coding sequence GTGAGCGATGAGCTGAAGTGGTTCAAGTCCAGTTACAGCGACCCTGAGGGGGGCGCCTGCCTCGAAGCAGCCCTGGACTGGCGCAAGTCGACGTACAGCGATGGCGAAGGCGGCGCTTGCGTAGAGATGGCCACCTGCACCCCCACCACCGTCCACATCCGCGACTCCAAGCTCCCCGAGAGCCCGGAACTCACAATCCCCGCCCCTGCCTGGAAAGCCTTCATCTCCGCAGTTCAGCCCGGAGCTTGA
- a CDS encoding SigE family RNA polymerase sigma factor, protein MAEVLDFTAVQARGAALRPPRRPRAPAGMPVIAPMPTTRSARIPAQREGADETMSAGTTVDHLTETYRAHYRSLLGLAALLLDDTASCEDVVQEAFIRVHSARKRVRDPEKTLAYLRQTVVNLSRSALRRRILGLKLLSKPMPDMASAEEGAYDLLERDELIKAMRGLQRRQREVLVLRYFADMTEAQVAETLGISLGSVKAYGSRGIAALRIAMEAPA, encoded by the coding sequence GTGGCAGAGGTACTCGATTTCACAGCGGTTCAGGCGAGGGGCGCGGCCCTTCGCCCGCCTCGCCGTCCCCGTGCGCCCGCCGGTATGCCGGTGATCGCGCCCATGCCCACCACGCGGTCCGCCCGCATCCCGGCACAGCGCGAGGGCGCTGACGAGACGATGAGCGCGGGCACCACAGTCGACCACCTGACCGAGACCTACCGCGCCCACTACAGGTCGCTGCTCGGCCTGGCGGCGCTGCTCCTCGACGACACGGCGTCCTGCGAGGACGTCGTGCAGGAGGCGTTCATCCGGGTGCACTCGGCGCGCAAGCGCGTGCGGGACCCCGAGAAGACCTTGGCCTACCTCCGCCAGACCGTCGTGAATCTGTCGCGGTCCGCGCTGCGGCGCCGGATCCTGGGTCTGAAGCTGCTCTCCAAGCCGATGCCGGACATGGCGAGCGCGGAGGAGGGGGCGTACGACCTCCTGGAGCGGGACGAGCTGATCAAGGCGATGCGCGGACTTCAGCGCCGCCAGCGCGAGGTCCTCGTCCTGCGGTACTTCGCGGACATGACCGAGGCGCAGGTCGCCGAGACATTGGGCATATCGCTCGGCTCGGTGAAGGCGTACGGTTCGCGCGGGATCGCGGCTCTCCGGATCGCCATGGAGGCGCCGGCATGA
- a CDS encoding DUF5063 domain-containing protein, producing the protein MSKQQKSQTQQSDAGADAGAKLIHSTSQDPDSFAVQISDQIESFIVAVTEVAKGDEPDSAVPFLLLEVSQLLLAGGRLGAHEDIVPEERYEPDLGPERDVDDIRERLALLLEPVDVYSEVFDPYEPRKAPVAARISDDLADVVADLSHGLAHYRAGRTTEALWWWQFSYFSNWGSTASAALRALQSLVAHVRLNQPLEDLNGLDTDEDLAEDALAEAAGKVMAEELAGPLGLRSIQ; encoded by the coding sequence ATGTCTAAGCAGCAGAAGTCGCAGACGCAGCAGTCCGACGCCGGAGCCGACGCCGGAGCGAAGCTGATCCACTCCACGTCCCAGGACCCGGACTCCTTCGCGGTGCAGATCTCGGACCAGATCGAGAGCTTCATCGTGGCGGTGACGGAGGTGGCCAAGGGCGACGAGCCGGACTCGGCGGTCCCCTTCCTCCTCCTGGAGGTCTCCCAACTCCTCCTGGCCGGCGGCCGCCTGGGCGCGCACGAGGACATCGTCCCCGAGGAGCGCTACGAGCCGGACCTCGGCCCGGAGCGCGACGTGGACGACATCCGCGAACGCCTGGCGCTCCTCTTGGAGCCGGTAGACGTCTACTCGGAGGTCTTCGACCCCTACGAGCCCCGCAAGGCCCCGGTCGCGGCCCGCATCTCGGACGACTTGGCGGACGTGGTCGCGGACCTCTCGCACGGCCTGGCGCACTACCGCGCGGGCCGCACGACCGAGGCCCTCTGGTGGTGGCAGTTCTCGTACTTCTCCAACTGGGGCTCAACGGCCTCGGCCGCCCTCCGGGCCCTCCAGTCCCTGGTGGCACACGTGAGGCTGAACCAGCCGCTCGAGGACCTGAACGGCCTGGACACGGACGAGGACCTGGCAGAGGACGCGTTGGCGGAGGCGGCGGGCAAGGTCATGGCGGAGGAGCTTGCGGGGCCACTGGGCCTGCGCTCGATCCAGTAG